A region of the Pempheris klunzingeri isolate RE-2024b chromosome 21, fPemKlu1.hap1, whole genome shotgun sequence genome:
TTGATATGTCCCCATTAGCTTTATAACCGCATAAAAacaactcaaacacaaacagtatgATTTGCAAACACCacaccctccccctccaccaAGTCTAAAACTGTCTGAAGTTGGCAACTTTGTCAGTAGGAGCACTTTTGGATACTGAGCTTTATGTCTTTTCCAATTATCTGTATGAGGAAAGGGgagaaataaaatatgcaaaaatcaAAAGGGGACCCCTTtgcaaaataaatgcagcaatttttgtacttttaaatttgttttctctttttagcGTCCTTTGAAGAAAGTGTTGAATGTGTCGACCCTGGGGCATTTGTCACAGTTCTGTTTCTGTGGAGGCGGGCACATCTGTGCTCTTTCTGTGCCCCTACTCTGCCTTCTGAAGCTCTCCGCTGGGGGGTGCACACGGGCTGCGCAGACTCTTCTGCAACACATGGGCATCTGCAGGCTCTATCCTCTTGTAGTAATTCTTTTTTGTTTCGATGATCTCAAAGCCAAACTTCTGGTAAAAGTCAATGGCTGACTCATTGCTGATCTGCACATGACTGCGGGGAGGGAAATGGAAATTTAGTTGGTGGTAGAACAGTTAGACAGTTACAGTTAAAATATCCAATTAATCTAAACTGAAAGGTAAATCTGTTAACTACAGCTTTAGTTGGCTTTACACAAAATCTATGAAATCTCTTCATACTCACAGGTAAATGTTGTCAAAAGTGCCATCCTTCTCACAGATGTTTAGCACATGATTCAGCATCTTTGTACCTggagcaaaacacaaaagcaatgttataaaaaaaaaacaacaacccaaGATCGCATGGCGCACTAAAGAGTCTTCCACAGACTTAGAGCTCCGTACCAATTCCAAGTCTACGGTAGGGTGCTAGACAGCCGAGCGTCATGATGTACAGTCTCTTCTGGTTCTGAGAGTGGTCCACTCTGCAGCACACAGCGCCCACTGCAATGTCATTGAAGTATGCTGCAAGACAAAGAGGGAATACTGAAACATCATCAACAGACTGGGAATCCTTATTTCTGTCAAACCAAAGGAGCAATGATGGCAAGACTGAAGATGGCAGTGAAATGTAAAGATTTTCATGGCAACGCAACTTGATTTGGTCTATAAAGGGATATGGCCCTGAAGTATGTTGGAAATCATGTTTGGAAATCAAGCATTTAAAGAATAATTCAATTAATCCATGTGGTTGTTAAATCAAGTACAGTTCAGCCTCTAATATCTCACTGTCCACAGAAATAAAATAGCTACATGCTTTTGAAAATAAGTTACGAATCATGTGTCTTACCTAGCTTTGCAAGCTCTCCAACTTCCAGCACATCTTTATAAAACTTGTCGTTGTAGCTGACAGGGAAGATGACCTGGTTCAGACGTTTCAGCTGCTTAATGTTGTGGGGCGTAACATCCCCCAGCTCGATCCGGCTACTGGAACAAGAGCAAAACGGTCACATGGCTGAAACTGGGCACACTGGGATATGCACAACAACTTAAATCAAATGGATCACAGATCTACTGCAGCAGCACGAAACTCTCAAGAAGTATATGAAGACTGGTGAGTACAAACCAACCATCTGAGGGCAGGTACCTTATCTAATAAACATTAATGCTGAATCTGAAAGAATCAATTACTtcagtcaatcaacagaaaatttgTCAGTTAAGGtgatttttcaaataatttgcCCACTTTGTCACGCTGTAGCTTCTCAAATGTTGGTTCTGAACCTTCAAAATGAcaatttgatgcttttctttgccttCTGTAATAGTGAcctgaacatctttgggtttagGGCAGATGGTCGGCCAAAACATCCTGCTTTATAAAAGTATAATAGACATTTTACaccattttctgatgttttatgaaGAAAATTATGAATTTTGAGAAGATAATCAGCAAATGACAGCCAATCCAGAGGTTGGGAAGCCGTGCCACTGACACAAATGTTACATAACACAATGGGATGCCACAAAATCCACAGAAATCAACATTTTAACCCAACAAACACGTGAAGCTAATGATTGTAACATTCTTGCCATTAATTTACAAGAAAATTAATATGGCACCTGCTCAGATCAAGAGTCAGTTCTGCGATAACCTCAGACTAATGAGTGACCCAAACACTTCTCCCCAGCTGGTGTGGTTAAGGGGATCACTGTGGTATTTATAGGAGACTACACATCccaaaaaaacagctgctggtcACGTGTGTTGTTCATCAGGATATACAGTGCCAGCACCCATCCACACTTCAAACTGTTACGTCTGTGAAATCCTATCTGAGCAATTCATACAGTTCAGGATTTTAATCGCCTGCGTGATACCTGAGAGTCGAGACCTCAGCCAGAAAATGTGTTACAACGTCGAGCATCACTGTTCTTGTGTTACTTTGACATGTCAGGTTACACAGAGCGAGCTGTAACGTTCACACGGGGTCTGAACAACATGAGCTCCCGGTGCCCGCAGCTTGTCTGGTAGTTCACTTAAGAAGCCGACATGCTGCAGCTGAAGTAAAGTTGAGCCGACTTTAACGCGAACACACACCTTGTCTGAGATCCAGCCCTTTTAGCTTAGCCAAAGTGGCTTTACTGACTCAGCTTCCCAGGAgcagctagctagttagctttgCTTGTCCGTGAACCCCAAAGAGCCGAGAAGCGGCTTAAGTTAAGGAGGAGATACACGACTGAGCCGTTTCAGCAAAGGCGCTGTTGGTTGTATTTTTTGTCCTACACCTGAATAAAAGTAGCTTAGCAAGCTAGCTAGCCTCGCCGTCTCCTCCccttgtagaaaaaaaacaggcatgAAAAACTTTACTCGTGCTAAGCTACTTATTCGTGACTCGAAAGCTTACACTCACCCTTTCATTGTAAACAGATATTATCCCTTATTTTCGATGAGGCTGAACTTTAGAGTTGTTTTGGGTAAAAAAGGAGGAATTTTGACAGAGTTGGGGTCGGGGATGCCTCCCGTTTTACCCTCCACATGTAGCTAGTTGCGGTGGTTGCAGTTAGCTTAGCCGCCGCACTCCTTCCACGACTGTGTGGACACTGTCAACCCTGACCCCCGCATGCGCACAAGCACTGCTGCAGGTACCCGAGGATCACTGGTACCCTCATTTTGGACTGTCAGGACgcctgctgtgtctctgtgctgcccCAGCAGCACCCACTAGGCGAATTTACCTACATTATGGCTGTGTAGGATAATTGTTATAACTATTTGtatgtgtacagtgtgttttcacccGTAAATGTCAGAGGAGAAGGTTGGAGTTAATTGGGATTGAACTCTGCCAATCATGGCAAACTAGGCGGGACTTGTACAACCTGTGAGGCTTTACTCAGGGCAACAATACCCCCAAAGTCTGTTAAGGTAGCAACTACTTTCATTTTTGGAAATGCTTCTGTATTTTTGCTGAATCAAAAGATAAATAGAGGTATCACTAAATCAAAGTCTTGGATATGTGTCTTTT
Encoded here:
- the naa50 gene encoding N-alpha-acetyltransferase 50 isoform X2, which encodes MKGRIELGDVTPHNIKQLKRLNQVIFPVSYNDKFYKDVLEVGELAKLAYFNDIAVGAVCCRVDHSQNQKRLYIMTLGCLAPYRRLGIGTKMLNHVLNICEKDGTFDNIYLHVQISNESAIDFYQKFGFEIIETKKNYYKRIEPADAHVLQKSLRSPCAPPSGELQKAE
- the naa50 gene encoding N-alpha-acetyltransferase 50 isoform X1, with amino-acid sequence MKGSRIELGDVTPHNIKQLKRLNQVIFPVSYNDKFYKDVLEVGELAKLAYFNDIAVGAVCCRVDHSQNQKRLYIMTLGCLAPYRRLGIGTKMLNHVLNICEKDGTFDNIYLHVQISNESAIDFYQKFGFEIIETKKNYYKRIEPADAHVLQKSLRSPCAPPSGELQKAE